A genomic region of Gemmata massiliana contains the following coding sequences:
- a CDS encoding DUF1580 domain-containing protein, translating into MTGFVSEHVEQVEHLEAVPVTADLVERLTREGLISMKDAAKCYKGNTHKSTVVRHAMKGVRATDGTTIRLEAIRIGGALCTSRPAILRFFAAQNAGSSSVPAAPTPAQNNRAALAAHKELAAVLGAPA; encoded by the coding sequence ATGACCGGTTTCGTTTCTGAACACGTCGAACAAGTCGAGCACCTTGAGGCCGTTCCCGTCACGGCCGACCTAGTTGAGCGCCTCACGCGCGAGGGGCTCATCAGCATGAAGGACGCGGCCAAGTGCTACAAGGGTAACACGCACAAGAGCACAGTCGTTCGGCACGCGATGAAAGGCGTCCGAGCCACCGACGGCACAACCATTCGGCTCGAAGCCATTCGCATCGGCGGTGCGCTCTGTACCTCGCGCCCGGCCATTTTGAGGTTCTTCGCAGCCCAGAACGCCGGCTCTAGTTCAGTTCCTGCTGCCCCCACTCCCGCCCAGAACAATCGCGCCGCGCTCGCTGCCCACAAGGAGCTGGCCGCCGTCCTCGGCGCGCCCGCGTGA
- a CDS encoding DUF3854 domain-containing protein encodes MSTKSSWRDATPTQPCVICEDTKWCRAAEDGGAVICRRAGTHPTYGTGVEKTDKSGARYFLFRTGPRAVSDAPAPIHSHTEGAANPASAEERDRVYRAFLKLLGSTGVGPALDSRGVPDDSRLRKWYRSLPLQGRAKICRRMIADGLEPLMARTPGFVAKTPEKGNPYWTFTGRPGLVIPVTDHAGRVVAIIVRPEPAGSGGKYLWFSSKKQGGAKCTQCVHAPRWKGDTGTVRLTEGVLKADVASELGGVLTVGMPGLSAKGIVTALRHLGAQTVRLALDADAATNTNVARAVVGHFRKLTRAGFTVELERWDAKDGKGVDDLLANNKTPELVTGPAVAEAIGSIGQSASEPDGSGRPIIRVTEKEGDVVRAVVAALAAGDHDLYQKDGELVAVVQGPGPNQSGLAPRIVPLTAPNIRTRITDAVTLCQLKNTPDGGQTLTCIAPPQWLAVAVKDLNHWPGVRPLVGITGSPVLRPDGTVHQEPGYDPATGLLYVAGDTFDPIPENPTSADAVAALGKLRAGVSQFPWQEPSDRAAWLAEVITVAVRHAIPGPVPGFFHTANAPSSGKTALVKASVHIGTGFEVPFESYPLTGRKNERSEDVEEIRKLATTCAIEAYPAFLLDNVPSGSNFGSSTMDAILTSTVNSGRQLGTNSAPRREATTVWFWTGNNIRPVADTVRRTVAVRLYSLEERPEEREYTGPNVTDWAQRNRGELFTAALTVAAAYIRAGRSPVGVKPMGSFEAWSELVRSALIWAGEADPCSARNEYVSEDTDRETIASLIALLVATKATGAGKTAAEIANAVADELNGSRPQFEKESTWVLRMVPSDLPMVAAYRAVFPHADRPDQNQLGYRLRKYKGRIVDGKRVTRVGETARGKVALWAVVDAGMPQNASPADSRGDAGNGARAGIAGEDDPHIPYSESLFGGQF; translated from the coding sequence TTGAGCACCAAATCTTCCTGGCGGGATGCGACGCCGACCCAGCCGTGCGTGATCTGTGAGGACACGAAGTGGTGCCGGGCGGCCGAAGACGGCGGCGCGGTTATTTGTCGCCGGGCCGGGACACACCCCACCTACGGCACCGGCGTCGAGAAGACGGACAAGAGCGGCGCACGGTACTTTCTGTTCCGCACCGGCCCGCGGGCTGTTAGCGACGCGCCGGCCCCGATCCACTCCCACACCGAAGGCGCGGCGAATCCGGCGAGTGCCGAAGAGCGAGACCGCGTGTACCGCGCGTTCCTCAAACTGCTCGGTTCCACGGGTGTCGGTCCCGCACTGGATAGCCGCGGCGTTCCGGACGACTCGCGGTTGCGGAAATGGTACCGGTCTCTACCGCTCCAGGGGCGGGCGAAGATCTGCCGGCGGATGATCGCAGACGGGCTCGAACCGTTGATGGCTCGCACGCCCGGGTTCGTCGCGAAGACGCCCGAGAAGGGCAACCCCTACTGGACCTTTACCGGCCGGCCCGGGCTGGTGATTCCCGTTACCGATCATGCCGGCCGTGTGGTCGCGATCATTGTACGGCCGGAACCGGCCGGTTCCGGCGGAAAGTACCTGTGGTTCTCGTCCAAGAAACAGGGCGGTGCGAAATGCACCCAGTGCGTACACGCGCCCCGGTGGAAGGGCGACACGGGAACCGTCCGGCTCACCGAGGGCGTTCTCAAGGCCGATGTCGCGAGCGAGCTGGGCGGGGTACTCACCGTCGGGATGCCCGGGTTGAGTGCCAAGGGCATAGTCACGGCGCTGAGGCATTTGGGCGCCCAAACGGTGCGCCTCGCACTCGACGCGGACGCGGCCACGAACACGAACGTCGCCCGCGCTGTGGTTGGACACTTCCGCAAACTCACCCGGGCCGGCTTCACGGTCGAACTGGAGCGCTGGGACGCGAAAGACGGCAAAGGGGTCGATGACCTGCTGGCGAACAACAAGACACCCGAATTGGTGACCGGCCCCGCGGTAGCCGAAGCGATTGGTTCGATCGGGCAATCTGCGTCCGAACCCGATGGTAGCGGCCGTCCCATAATCCGCGTCACCGAGAAAGAGGGCGACGTGGTCCGGGCGGTCGTCGCCGCGCTCGCGGCCGGTGACCACGATCTGTACCAGAAGGATGGCGAACTGGTCGCGGTCGTTCAGGGCCCCGGCCCCAACCAGTCGGGCCTGGCCCCACGGATCGTCCCGCTCACCGCACCCAACATCCGTACCCGCATCACCGACGCGGTCACACTGTGCCAACTGAAGAACACTCCCGACGGCGGGCAAACGCTGACGTGCATTGCCCCTCCGCAGTGGCTCGCGGTCGCGGTCAAGGATCTGAACCACTGGCCCGGCGTCCGCCCGCTCGTCGGGATCACCGGCTCGCCCGTCCTGCGGCCCGACGGCACGGTTCACCAGGAACCCGGGTACGATCCCGCTACGGGGCTGCTGTACGTCGCCGGTGACACGTTTGATCCCATTCCTGAGAATCCGACGAGCGCGGACGCGGTCGCGGCCCTGGGCAAGTTGCGGGCGGGCGTGTCTCAGTTCCCCTGGCAGGAGCCGAGCGACCGCGCCGCGTGGCTGGCCGAGGTCATCACCGTTGCGGTCCGGCACGCGATCCCCGGGCCGGTCCCCGGGTTCTTCCACACCGCCAACGCACCGAGCAGCGGCAAAACCGCACTCGTGAAAGCGTCCGTTCACATCGGCACCGGGTTCGAGGTTCCGTTCGAGAGCTACCCGCTCACCGGGCGCAAGAACGAGCGCTCCGAGGACGTCGAGGAGATCCGCAAGCTCGCCACCACGTGTGCCATCGAAGCGTACCCCGCGTTCCTGCTCGACAACGTGCCCTCGGGCTCCAATTTCGGTTCGAGCACGATGGACGCGATCCTCACGAGCACCGTCAACTCCGGGCGTCAGCTCGGCACCAACTCGGCCCCGCGGCGCGAGGCGACAACGGTCTGGTTCTGGACCGGCAACAACATCCGCCCGGTCGCGGACACGGTGCGGCGCACGGTCGCAGTCCGCCTGTACAGCCTGGAGGAGCGCCCCGAGGAGCGCGAGTACACCGGGCCGAACGTGACGGACTGGGCACAGCGCAACCGCGGCGAACTGTTTACGGCCGCGCTGACGGTCGCGGCCGCTTACATCCGGGCCGGTCGGTCACCTGTGGGCGTCAAGCCGATGGGCAGTTTCGAGGCGTGGTCCGAACTGGTGCGTTCGGCGCTCATCTGGGCCGGCGAAGCGGACCCGTGTTCGGCGCGCAACGAGTACGTCAGCGAGGACACGGACCGGGAGACGATCGCGAGCCTGATCGCGCTGCTGGTCGCCACCAAAGCGACGGGCGCGGGCAAGACCGCGGCGGAGATCGCGAACGCGGTCGCGGACGAACTGAACGGCTCCCGTCCACAGTTCGAGAAGGAATCCACCTGGGTGCTGCGCATGGTCCCGAGCGACCTCCCGATGGTCGCGGCGTACCGGGCCGTGTTCCCCCACGCCGACCGTCCTGACCAGAACCAACTCGGGTACCGGCTGCGCAAGTACAAGGGCCGAATTGTGGACGGCAAGCGCGTCACCCGGGTGGGCGAAACGGCCCGCGGGAAGGTCGCACTTTGGGCCGTTGTTGACGCAGGGATGCCTCAAAACGCATCCCCCGCAGATTCCCGAGGCGACGCGGGGAATGGAGCCCGAGCAGGGATCGCTGGTGAGGATGACCCGCACATTCCTTACAGCGAAAGTCTTTTCGGGGGCCAGTTTTAG